tacttgttttaTATGACGCAGGCGTCGACGTCAAACGAAATTAAACGATCGAAATCGACCGAATTTAGGGTCCTCTGACGCGAGGAAACCACGACGTGATTTCTCCGTCTCGGATCTCCGCGCTGCACGCAAAGTgttcgtttttgtttttcatttgctAACTTGTGACCTTTGCCAACGTCAACCAAATCTGCAATCGaggtgttttttgttgtttttttacacacacgTATGTTTATTTATCTATCCCCACCGTCTGTCACAGAGGTGATTCATTTATGATTATTGGCCCCCAGGTCAGTCGGCTTCATCAACCAGCGATTGTTGCCTTTCCGTATTGTAGTAGCGTCAACAATGATGTTGCTTTAACGCAGTCAGAGCAACAATGGGAAAGCCCAAATGGTTGTGGTTGTTCTACTTTGCAAACTGCCccgcagtaaaaaaaaaaaaaaaagatgtccctccctcccgtagctttatttttttgtctgaCGAAATTGTAAATCTGTCATCTCCTCCGCAGGTCTGTTTGGGTATTTTGCCATGCATCGAACCACCAGAATAAAGATCACGGAGCTGAACCCACACCTCATGTGCGTCCTGTGCGGGGGATATTTCATCGACGCGACCACCATCATCGAATGCCTGCATTCATGTGAGGGCAATCTACAATGCTTACAATTCTGTCATTTGCAAGCTAAATGACATACTGCGTAAATGGCCTGAAGAAAAAAACCTGATGTGCATGGTTGTTAACATGATAGGCCTATTAATACCGTTTTATGTATTTCAATTTCGAGCTTTTTGCTTTGGGGAAAAAAATACATGGACTAATTGGAAGAGGGTGTAACGTGATCATTTACCTCATGTTATTTATGCAGTGAGGGAAAATACATGTTGCCTAATTTAAACGTCTTCTTTCAGTCTGCAAGATGTGTATTGTGCGGTACCTGGAGACCAGCAAATATTGTCCAATCTGTGATGTGCAAGTGCACAAAACCAAGCCTCTTCTCAACATTAGGTGAGACCACAGCCATTTCTTTACCTTTAGCATCACTGGATAGTTGTTCATAAACTTgataatgcaaaataaataaacacttaTGTGTTGAGATTGATTTGTTATTtagttgtgtgtttgcatgtaatGTATTGTATGGAAGTGCCTGCTTCTAAAGTCATTTCGTTGTCCCCTTTTCTGCTGTTAACCACATTCCACTTATTGGGATTAGTTCGATTAGTTCTAGTTGGTCTGTGTCAGAAAGGGTCAAAGAGTCTGTTGTAAGGCGTGGGTGTGGCAAATCAGTTGGAATCTTTGCTTGCCAAATAGGCCTGCACAGAAAGAGAAAATGAAAAATGACACACATTTGCCTCCAGAAGAGAAAAACGGTACCTTCTGTGTTATTAAGAGGCAAACAGGgtttgttttcatcctttctcTGCTACGAGGTCCATGATATTTGTACATTGCCCAAAAGTGTGTTTGAATTCCAAACCACATAACCTGGAGTTTTCTCGCTCTCCTGGAGTTAAtgtcactctctcgctctctcttgccctcctgGAGTTAATGtccctgtctcgctctctccctagGTCTGACAAAACGCTGCAGGACATTGTCTATAAGCTGGTTCCAGGCCTCTTCAAAAGTAAGCAGAACCACAACATTGCAGAGTAGGAGATCTGCCAACTGCACATAGACCTCAAACCAACTCTAAAATGCTGTCCGCAGACAAAACAATTCAGCTTAAATGATGATGCTATTTCTGTTATATTGGGTTGAATCCCCTTTTAGTCAACGACCCAAAACGAGCACAATTGCATGGGTTGTTTTGGTTGGAAGTCAACCGAATGAACAGAATTGAACACGTTTAGAACAAATCAGATTTCTTACTGCCCATATAAGATTGGTGCGTCCACTGAATGTTGGCGTGTCTGCTTTTAATGACTGTCCCTGCTCTGTTTTCTCCTTTCTGTAGatgagatgaagaggaggagagacttcTATGCAGCACACCCCTCTGTAGATGGTGTGTAATGGTCTAGTCTGTGTGCATGAGAAATGTTGTGTTCAAAGCTGGTGTGTCACATTGGCAAACTTGGTTCTAATATAATTCTATCATACAGTGTCTTGTGAAGCAGCACGTGACTAATTATCTCCAGTTTGAATGTACCCACAGGACTATTGTTTTTGTGGTTGtagtttcattgtgtgtgtgcgtttgtgtgtttaatgcaGCTACGAATGGATCGAACGAGGACCGCGGAGAGGTGGCCGACGAAGACAAGCGCATCATCACAGACGATGAGATCATCAGTCTCTCTATTGAGTTCTTTGACCAGAACAGGTAGGATCCttttattactttcaaaacttCAGAAACATCCAATGGAAGTCGATGGTTTTAAGGACGTTTTTGTTTTCTAATAAAAACCGAGCTCCTTTTTGAAACTCCCGGTGTAACATTTTTTAGAGCAGAACAAATGGGTTGGAATGTTTTGTTGGAGATTTTGTCTCATGGAGAGTGCACTGCATTGAGAGTTAGTGACTTGAAATCACAGATACAGAACCACAAGAGTAAACCTAAGATTGATTAATTAGTTGTTCAATTGAAGTACTAACTTAAAGTACCCACACCACAGAAAATCTAAATGCTTTGCTGAGATTTAAGCAAAGAATAGCTTTCTCTTAATTGTACTTTACATTCTCAATACTGTTTGAAACTTGATAAATGTACATGTATGTTCTGTATACCCCTGAGAAAAACTaaactttttaaatatttaatttcaATATTTTGGACTATTTGTATAGAAATAATGTATAACATTTGGGGGACAGGTAATTCATATTTTGCTTTAATCTAATAAAGTCTGATGATTAAGTTGGCTCACATCTTAACTGCCTTATTTTGTGAATTACCCTTTTCATTTATTCAGGGTTAAACTTGGTGTTGTCCCAGATGACAAGCCCACTAAAGACCAGGTAATTATTAGTTTTTTCCTACATGGTTTGTAGCCGATCTATATTTGTAATTTTATCTTCTTCCAAACATACTTGTTAGCAATTCATTCAAGCGATGAACCACTTGAATACTGGCAGATCATCCCCTCTGATAGAGAAAAAAGCTACATATATTTGGTTCTAAGGTTGACAATTTGGTTCTCAATTTTAATGTATCTCAACACAATTAAtatttttgcttttattttaGAGCTAATACAAAGTTGTTTTATAAACtagttgtaaaaaaaacatgcattaaTTATTTTGTCCCCATCGTTTCtctgttaaataaaaaaaaacgtaataGAAATGTGTTGAACTGCAGGCGGCAAACAAGAGGTACCTTCAGTGTCCAGCAGCCATGACAGTCATGCACTTAAGGAAGTTCCTGCGCAGTAAAATGGATATCCCCAACACCTACCAGGTAAGATGAGTCCCATTCATCTGTGCAAACAGAACCTTGTTATAATTAATTCCCTATCCCCTCTCTGAACACGTGAGCGCAGCCTATCGGTGGCTTTGAACCGCAAGAAGCAGAAAATGTGTTGACTGCTTTAGTCACCGATGCATTATTCATAAGCCTGCATTTCTACGTTTATATTTGTAGGTTGAAGTCATGTATGAAGATGAACCACTAAAAGATTACTACACACTAATGGATATAGCCTATATCTACACTTGGAGACGGGTAAGCATGTTTTTCTCCTTAACTGCAACTTTGTGGGTTTAGTTTAGTGTGAAAGATATAGAGTCTAACTGTATGCAATGCATACAAAGCACTAACTCTACAATTAGGCCTTAATCGTTTCTCATGTGTTGGTAAAACGGTGTACTGAGCATTATTATGTAATGTTATAGTCTTCATCTGGTTAACATTCATAAAAGATTAGCAAGACTTGCTTGAATCGACAATAGCTTGTCTTAGCATATTGGTGGTAGGATGGCCTGAACGTTTGTGACACAACTAATCAAATGCAGGTCCCTGTGAATTGACGAATATTATGTAGGATAGTATGACCCTCGTTTTGTTTTAAAACCACgcaagtaaaaaatatatagtttttAAATCTTTTGGGTAGGAGTGCAGATCATCTTTGCCCCAatgttcaatttttttaaacctcaaacttttttcttttaaagaatGGCCCGTTACCTTTGAAATATCGAGTCAGACCCAACTGCAAGAAGATGAAGCTGAGTCCAACACAACCAGAGGCCCCGAACAGCACCGGCCGATCTGGCCCGGAAAGCGACTTTGCGAGCGACAAAGCCAGCAGTCCAGCCGGCGTCCCCTCCACGTCTTCGTCGTTGCCGAGCCCGAGTACGCCTGCGCAGTCGCCGCACCCACAGTTCACCCCCGGCAGCGCTCCGAACAACCAGAACGGCGCTCCCAGTTTACCCCCCCTCGCCCAGAGTCGGCCGTACCCATTCAGCATCAAATCACGGAAGATGTCTGTCAACGGATCGTCCGCCTCCTCTGGATGACTTCGCGTAATGACGCAGGCTTTTCGCAGCCCACGAAAGACGCGCTCCTCTGAAGTTTTCACGCCAGTGTAGTTCCATCGTGTAGTCTCTCTTACGTCACTCTCGCCGTCTCAAAGGGCCGTTGTTGTTCGACATACTCTAATGAGGGATGGAAGTTTAACGTAGTAGAAAATGAAACATTTGgcctgttcctttttttttttatggagatTATCCATGGGAAATGTTTTGTGTCAAAGTGTAGACGGAAAAACTGCATTTAACCTGTAGGCCTACCTATTCCCCATAAGCTACGTTTTATTTTACGGATGTGACTGATGGTtttcttttgtctttttttaatttgacgTTTGATGTCCTTTTTACTTTTTGTTGTCGAGTCAAACATATTGATATGACTATTTTAGGTGTGCCGGGTTAACCTATTTGAAAATGTCAGTTAAGCATGCCTATATAGcctaacacttttttttcttctcagaAAAATACTATGTAGCCTATATCAGAAGGGTTAGTCTATAtgctcgtcccccccccccctaaaatgtcattttttttataatctatatatttttagaaAAGTTTCAACGAAAGTTTAGCCTCTTTGGGAGAATTATAGGCTGACTTTGGTTGACGTAGGCTGGTGGTTCACTGCTCTATGCAGAAGAAAAACTTCAAGAGAGTTCTCTTAATTTGCCTTTTTACTGGAAATGCACACGTTTAGCCTCTTCGTAGCTGCAGTTGAATCCAAACGCTTTCATCCACCTCTTTTAAAACGTATACGCGTTTTTAGAAAAATCTCCTGTAAATAGAAAAAATGCATATTTAATCATCGACGACTTTGTTTTTCTGTTCCTTTTATTCCATGGGAATGACAGGCTTCTTTTACACGAATAAGCACCTCACCTGCATTTCATGCTTAACGAATGATGTTCTGTTGTCTCCTGTGTTTTCTCCGTATTTGTATCGCTTGATTGTATGGACAACTATTGTATTGTTACTGTTGCACAGTATAAAAACatctaaataaaacattttacacTTGTAACAGATTTGAAGACTTTTTTAAAGCCTTGAACAAACTGAAGAGGCTCTGCTCACGCCAACCTACAATCTGAGAAGGCAAAGTCCCCCAAAACAGAAGAGCTgaatttatttcattccattgacGTTTGGAATCCTACATTTTGCTTTAGAAAACTATCGGGCGTGATTGTTTAGGTTGATTATTTAAATGTAAGCGCATCTGAACTGCATTTAATTCCGTGGAAAAATGAagcgattaaaaaaatatagctGCATTATCTTGGCCAAAGATAATACATTTGAATATGTATAAATCATAACATAGGGTTATATAAAATGAATATTTTAGCCTTAACATCCACATCTTAGATTAATTAACGAGTGGGCATATCTAATATAGGCCGATACGAATTGTGCCGCACGTGAATATTTTTCGGCCTGTTCCAAATTAATAGCCTGTGTAGGCTACCTCAAATCCTATTTGACTCGGTTACCGTTTTTAAAATAAGTGATAAGGAAAGGAACATAGGTCCAATACAGCCAACAAATATCTCTCAGTTCAGTTTATGAATTTTCAAAGATTTTTACCCTTTTCGCTCAATGAATTAGGGCTTAAATAGTTTGTTATTTTGTATCTGCATATGGATAAATAGCCTTACAAAATAATTAATATGGGCCTAATATAATCCAACCGGCTACATCTGATCCATTTACTCTCTTAGAAATAACACAATATAGCGATAATTTATTCGTTCTATTTATTAAGTTATTGGGTTATTATGTAGGCTAGCCTAACTATTATAATAGACCTAGTATAGTATCATgttttgtttgtaattaatataattaaataatttattattgAATTGTTTATGAAGTTTGCTGTTCTttgcgtgacacacacacacacacacacacacacacacacacacacacacacacacacacacacacacacacacacacacacacacacacacacacacacacacacacacacattttggaaGAGCTTAAGGGTGAAAATAGTTTGGAACACAACTGAGATATGCCAATCCTTAGAAATGTCATAGGCTACTTTCCCTGAATTAAGTATTGGTTTCAAGTAGGTCATGTTGATTCCAGTGTCACAACTACGgcggttttttttgtgtttttcctctGTAGCTCAgtcaaagataaaaaaaaattacaacctGCCCCGCAATCCTAAGGTTGTGAACCCATGGAGACGCTTGACATAATGACGTTATGCTTCTATTGGTGTCATGAAATGGTTTCTACTTTCAAGGAAATCTTGCAAAGGTTGAAACGTTTATAGAGGCTTTAAATTGTGTAGCCATCACCTTACAAGTTGATGCCTGATCTAGAGCAGCAACTAAACCTGTCCCTGAACCTGTGAgtcctataggcctatatatcctATTATATCAGGATATATAGGCCTGATATAAGTGCGCGTGTATCTTGGGCTTAGCGACATGTTCCTCTAATTAAATAAATTGAAAGAATGAGAGTTTAACGCAGACTCCATGCATCTCGTTGAACGCTATTCGGGAGTATAAAATAATACAAGGGTTTTACGCTACATTATCCGTTATCTGTGATTAAATGTCACCTCCCCAAAGGTAGGCTATAATGCAACGCAAGAATTAAGCCAAACTTACTAAACAAATTATCCTACCTATTAATAAAGACAACATCGACACATGTCATGGAGTAGGTCTTTGTTAGTGAATTATTTGCAGGGCTGTCATTGCCGTTTTTCTCAACGCTGTTGTCAATATAGTTTATGAAATGAGGCATTCGATTGCtcatctgtttgtttgttgtttgccaTCGACACCCTGTGGAAGGCAGAATGCTACCTACTATCTCAAATGTTACTCAAGTATAGGCTCAACGTCCTTTAGAATGTTTGAAAGGATTTTTAATTGCAGATCCACTTGAGTGGACCTGGATTCATTATTAGGCTATAACTTTACTTTGGTGGTTTCATTCCTTTTCCCATTTGAATTCAATGGTTGAATGTAGCCTATATACCCCTACTACATGGTTTCACTTGAGTCCCTGAAATCCCTATTCATAACGTTCGTATTTCTACATTTTCTAACTTCGAAAAACGGCTTTCCCAACTGCTCGCACATAGCCCATACGTTTTAACTCATGCTTGTTAAGTAGGCTAGGCTATATGAATGCTTAATTGTAAATTACAACAAGTTATTTAGTAAGGTGTTGTGGCAAGACAAAGGTTGATCGATCGCATTATGGGGCCAAGGACATGTGCGAGGCAACTTATTGAAAGACTTATTTATTATACTAAACAATTATATGGCTATAGCTTTATTGGTCTATAGGCATACTGTTGCACTTTTTATTTGCTTGTTGTGCTAAAccactaaatgtaaatatttggTTTTGTGATGCAAATAGTTACATTTTtatgatacaaataattaatgaatatgCTTTATTTACAAGTGTACATTTATTCCACTAAATGGAAGCACCCTTTCATCCGAGTTTCCAGAGGGAAATGTAAGCTTATGTGTTTTAATAAGATGGCATAAAGTATGTCGCTTGTAATCAATTAATGCctttacaatttacaattttTACTAAATCGTCTAAACTACAACACCTGGTGGCGTTTTGCGGTAATGCCCCTTTTAGCACACGAAATAGATTGTCTTTGTTtgcacattttgtttttaaaaaaatgatatggaatgatgtataaaaatacatatcatacatggaaaaaaaaaaagatctttcTCACTCTCTAAAAAAAGAATTATAGGCCTACCTGATTTTGCTCTATAGACAGTGACTGATAATTGAAGACCTGACGGAGATTCAAGATAGTGGGGACGGGGAGCGTAACGATTTGACAAATGAAAAAGCGGATAAGCAAACCAACAGTATGCGAGGTGAGGTGAGGCAAAGCTAACTGTGATCCTCTCTGGCACCGCCGCCATTCGTCTCCACGGATGGAACCACGCACGTCCATGCGTTTCAATTGCGGTGGCTGCAAACGTCGATTTGCGTAGCCCTTGCGTAGTGTAGCctacattgaaaaaaaaaaacgctctcTGGTTCTAGCGTAAAACCAAGTCGATGTTTTTATGTTAAATACAAagcttttttcatttctttattcattttttaaataggctacatgagGCCTATACAATATGatcctataataataatagtgccATGTAAGTCACTAAAACTGAATGAAATAAAAACGTTTTTTAAAGATGCTGCAGGACAGATGGAAGAAATCACTTTGTAAGAGAAGCCATAACCAAgggtgagtgaatgaatggctCTCTGAGAATATCTGTGCCAGTTGAATAAACCCTACCACTGTTTGAGACAATTTCGATTTTTGACCGCTCCCTTATCATttgtgaccaatcagggcatgtcttccctgattggtttgggAATTTCACATAAGCTGTCATTCACAATGAATGCAACACTTCCCAGTTcattgattttttatttatccTGCTCTCTTCTTCAcatttctgctctctctttacaactaaCATTACCCACAACACATTTATAGTTAGCTGCATTATTTTTGTAAATCGTAAATGAATGAATTTACGATTAGGTGTTTAATTATGCTGTTGATGGCTGACTTGTTCGAATCGAATCTATGGATGTTATGCTGGACCGGTGGTTGTTATTTTACAAGCTTGAAGCATATGCTTCTGTTCAGTGTGAACGAAGCTATTGCTCCTTGTATTCCTGTTTTGCAAATGCAAATACAATGTTGTTACGTTTTGTTTTTAACAATCCAACCTctaatcttcacattcctgatGGATTTCCCACCACAGTAAGATATTGTTCTATTTAGTGAAATGTATTCTGTCATGATGAATACAAATTTCAATTTTGTTGTGACGGTTTTGGTAGAATTTTTGGTAGAATTTCCAAATTGGGTATTTTGCTCATGTTTATTAACATCATTATTCTCATCAGTATTCTTGTTcttattattgtttatttgtttatttgtaaggGACGTGAAACTTGTTTGTTGCTTTGGCTACAAACACAATACAACAGAAAATGCTTCTCCAACTGTCAAACAATCATTACAGTTACATTTTAGAGTTTAAAACCATTAAACTGGAAACTCAAGATAGCATGAACTCGAGTACCCTTCACACATTCTGACTAGTTGATGTCACGATTACTACGTTTAAGCAGGTCGTGGCTGTTGTAGAAAACATTGTAGAATCCTGATTCAGCTTTAGGGAGGTAGGACATTCCAGACTGGAGGGCTGTGGCTCCAATTGAAAGTTTGAGTAAAGTAGGTCTTACAGTGTCTAATTCTATAGTTTCCTTCTGAGCTGATTTGGCTGTGAATTGCAGTATAGTTAAGTTATAAAGATGTGTAAAAGATATTGCCAAAGTCCATTTAAGCAAACCTTTTGCAGTCAGAACTTCTGGCTAGTGAGCTCCTTATCAGATTAAGTGCTTACTGGGTTACCTTCTCATGGCCACTTGGCAGGGAAAGCAGAAATCACTGTGCATGAACCTTCTCTCGTTCATTTGGTTCTGTTGGCCTTTAAAAGACGACAACGAAAACTGCTCAAAACAAAACCCTTTATGAGACTTTTGATTAAATTTTGAAGCATAGAAATTGAATCAACTTAACTTGGTCTAAATCCTGATATGACTTTCAACCTCACACTCATCTGTGTCCTGACATTATATCTTCTGTTACTTGGAAAGCAGGAATTTTTGGCAGCAAAATTTATTTGAATTGTACATCAtcaacttcttcaacttcttttGAAAAGTTTCTTTGgaggtttataaaaaaaatgctaaaGTCACTGTTGCTGTTTCTTCATTAAAAGAACAGGAACAATGTTGGATCGatggagaagggtccagctgcaggcttgggcgtttccgtcatgacacaagaacgcccttgtggcgttcctggtagcgtttcatcgcaaggcatactatgctttccttccttaatggcaattttacctctctcattagatttagcaatcatggagcccccacttggctaacgttagttctatgctacccgtacttgaaactgctgtttgagaaaattTTTAActccccagaaagtactataaaataataagtttggcgcttttattaaatttttagtcgaccctggcttgcttcttccggctgagttcgtctggaggggcaagaggggctctagccccaccagcccaatgcaatgtgtattggactggaaacattgaaatgcgcatgctcagagtgtGAAGTGGACGGAGATTATTTTACTTAATGGTGGGGCTAGCCCAATAGAGTggtgaagtcacgccccttccggtagggctcatgggacctatgagatcgaaaaatatgaatgggtgtcaatggagagaaaataattattttctggtcccggtctttatatgccctggattacacatatgttgtt
This is a stretch of genomic DNA from Gadus macrocephalus chromosome 23, ASM3116895v1. It encodes these proteins:
- the bmi1a gene encoding polycomb complex protein BMI-1-A; its protein translation is MHRTTRIKITELNPHLMCVLCGGYFIDATTIIECLHSFCKMCIVRYLETSKYCPICDVQVHKTKPLLNIRSDKTLQDIVYKLVPGLFKNEMKRRRDFYAAHPSVDATNGSNEDRGEVADEDKRIITDDEIISLSIEFFDQNRVKLGVVPDDKPTKDQAANKRYLQCPAAMTVMHLRKFLRSKMDIPNTYQVEVMYEDEPLKDYYTLMDIAYIYTWRRNGPLPLKYRVRPNCKKMKLSPTQPEAPNSTGRSGPESDFASDKASSPAGVPSTSSSLPSPSTPAQSPHPQFTPGSAPNNQNGAPSLPPLAQSRPYPFSIKSRKMSVNGSSASSG